In the Methanocalculus natronophilus genome, GGATAAACGGCAGATCCGGTACACAGACGAGTACAGCATCTTTGCCTACCTTGCCTACCATTTTCCGGTCTACTACATCCAGATGCGCCACCTCCTCTCAGAGCTGATGCAGGACGGACTCCTCCCGAAGAGAATGGCGGTACTTGATGTCGGATCCGGGCCCGGGACGGTGACGCTTGCCCTCAGATCGATTCTGGCAGAGACACCCGGATGCCATGCGGCAGTCCATGCAATCGAACACTCAGATGCCTGGAGAGAGGCATACCAGGCACTCGTCCCTGCAATCTGCGAGGGTAGCAACAACTGTGCCACCCTGCCACCCATCCCACTCGATATCACCGATCCCGATGCACCACTTCCAGAAGGACCCTATGACCTGATCGTCTGTGCAAATATCCTCAACGAGATACCAGAGAAGACGGTCCGGGAGGCTGTGGTGATGCGGCTTGCAGGAACGCTCAGGGAGACCGGAGCCCTCCTCATCTCCGAGCCTGCCGATCTCGTCAATGCAACTGAGCTGCGGAACCTCTCACGGCGACTGCATGATCGTGGACTCTCAATCTTTGCCCCCTGCCTGGACATACGCGGCGTCCCCTGCAGTGTGCAGAGATGCTGGAGCTTTATCCAGCTGCCTGAGGTGAAACCCACCCGCCTGATGACGGCGGTTGCCGCAACAGATGAGCCGTATCGGTTTTACAATACTGATATCAAGGCGGCATTTGCCATCCACAATAAAGACGGCAGAAAACGGATTGACTATACCGTCCCCAGAACCGCAAAAGCTGATCGCATCTCCCGCCTGCATCTCCACGTTGGGAAAAAGATCAATGTGATTGCACAGAAGATATCAGAAAACATCGGAGATTCAGGGACATACCTCTACCGGATCTGTGATGGAACCGGGAAACGGGAAGCCTATGCAGCACTCCCCGCATACCATATCGCAGATAAAAACAGCCATCTCCGGCGAGCCGCGTATGGATCTGTTCTCAGGTTTGACCGCGTACTGGTCAGGCACCACAAAAAGTACGATGCATACCACCTCCTCCTGACAAAAGAATCAGGTGTGGAGCTGGTTGCAGGAAAAATAACCAAAGAAGAGCCAGAGCCCCCGCGGGAAGCACGAAAAGAGACGAAACAGGGATTCAGACGGAGAGCTAAGCAGCAGGGACCATCCAAGACAAAGAAAAGCAAAAAGAAATGAGTGTCTGAAGGGCAGGTGCCGGGCTATACCCTTACCGGAGCTCCCTGCCGTGAAGCCAGACACCACGCTCCTCAATCACCCGCCCGACAACACGGGCGCCGGGCACCATGGAGAGGACTGTCTCCACACTCGTTTCCGGGACAATGACGGCATACCCCATCCCCATGTTGAATGTCCGGTACATCTCTTCCTCTGTGACATTTCCCTTCTCTGCAAGCCAGGTGAAGATCTCAGGAACCGGCAATGGATCATCAAAGGCATAGCCAAAAGAGCCTATCCGGTTGAAGTTCAGGAGGCCGCCACCGGTGATATGGCACATCCCGTGGATATCGCAGGCATCACAGACTGCAAGGACTTCAGCATAGATCCGGGTTGGTGTAAGGAGAGCCTCGCCGACGGTTGTGCCACTTGGAAGGACTGCATCATACCCGCCATGGCCAGCTGCAATCTTTCGGGCAAGTGAGAGCCCGTTTGAATGGATACCACTTGAGGGAAACCCGATGATCAGGTCACCCGGACGAACCGATGAGCCATCAATCACCCGGTTGCGTTTCTGAATACCAAGACAGGTTCCGGCAAGATCAAGGCCGTTGACAAGCCCTTTTAATGTCGCGGTCTCACCGCCGACGATATTGATATTCGCCTGGCGTGCCCCCTCATTCAGTCCACGGCCGATCTCCCTCATCTTCTCAGGATCAAGCGATTCCGTGGCGATATAATCGACAAACGCAACAGGCTCAAGATTCATCACATAGAGATCATTGACATTCATCGCGATACAGTCGACCCCGACTGTTGACCAGTTGCAGAGCGCATCGGCAACAAGCATCTTTGTACCGACACCGTCTGTTGCCATGGCAAGAACATAGGCACCACAGTCGATGAGCCCGGCAAAATGACCCGTGCCACCGACCTTCCCAAAGACGCCTTCACGCGTAAACGTCAGGGCGCTCACAAGCGCCTGCACCGCTTCTGCTTCAAGATCAATATCAACACCGGCATCACGGTAGGTGGTGTTACTCATCATCACACCTCTCAGAGAGCCTGTACTCATCATGCAGAACCTGTATAGCTCGGGCACCGTCCTCTTCCCTGACAACAAACGAGATATTCACTTCGCTGGACCCTTGCGTGATCATCATCACGTTCACCCCGGCATTCCCAAGTGCCGAGAAGATCCTGCCGCTTGTTCCGGGGGTTCCTGCCATCCCGGCGCCGACAATGGCAAGAACGACAATATCCCTGTCATACGTAACCTCCCTGATATAGCCGCGTTTCTGGATCCCGGACAGGGCTTCCAGTGCAGGGGTGAGATGATCCTCATCTATGACCAGGGTGATGTTTGCCTCAGATGACCCCTGGGAGATGAGCATCACGTTCACCTCCCTGCTCGCAAGTGCAGAAAAGATCTCCCGTGCAACACCGGGCCTTCCAGCCATCTGTGCACCACCGATCGTGAGGAGGGCAACCTTCCTGATAATCGAGATCGCCTTGACGACCCGCTGCTCCCGCTGTGCCGTCCTGACAACAGTTGTGCCTGGTGCTGACGGGTTGAAGGTATTCTTCACCCGGACAGGGATATCTTTCATCATTGCCGGTTCAATTGCTTTTGGATGGAGCACTTTTGTACCAAAGTACGAGAGTTCCATCATCTCAAGAAACGAGATGGATGGGAGAACGCGGGCATCCCGGATCATCCGTGGATCGGTTGTCATCACACCATCGACATCGGTCCAGATCCAGATCTCCTCAGCTTCGATCCCGGCACCGATGAGAGAACCGGTATAATCAGATCCGCTCCTGCCAAGCGTGGTGATAAACCCCTCTTCACTGCACCCCATGTACCCCATGATCACCGGAACAGTATCCGGGAGAAGGGGCAACACCCTTGTCCTGATACGGTCATAGCTCTCGGGAAGCGCAACTGCTCCACCATGACAGGAGTTTGTGACTATACCGGCTTCACAACCATCCAGCACAATTGAGGCAACACCCGCCTGGTTGAGGGCTGCAGAAACAACCGGGGCAGAAAGCCGCTCCCCAAAGGATATGATAAAATCTCTCGACCGCGGGGTCAGTTCCCTCAGCGTATAGATAGCAGTGAGTATATGCTTCAGTTTCAGAAGCCTGTCATCGATAGAGGCGATAACCTCCTCCGGAGCATCCGGGGCAACCACATCAAGAACATG is a window encoding:
- a CDS encoding small ribosomal subunit Rsm22 family protein, whose amino-acid sequence is MRDEALKELFARWTRERPSFDLSAFLKELHDPRGHQQMLSVILPLLSEYRCEIGKKDGGFIVRWRQEEEEPCRPDELPPGRMVDAAIQDQIESYITATTRKPWDDSETLKKIQDAVIAQKENYWKEGDKRQIRYTDEYSIFAYLAYHFPVYYIQMRHLLSELMQDGLLPKRMAVLDVGSGPGTVTLALRSILAETPGCHAAVHAIEHSDAWREAYQALVPAICEGSNNCATLPPIPLDITDPDAPLPEGPYDLIVCANILNEIPEKTVREAVVMRLAGTLRETGALLISEPADLVNATELRNLSRRLHDRGLSIFAPCLDIRGVPCSVQRCWSFIQLPEVKPTRLMTAVAATDEPYRFYNTDIKAAFAIHNKDGRKRIDYTVPRTAKADRISRLHLHVGKKINVIAQKISENIGDSGTYLYRICDGTGKREAYAALPAYHIADKNSHLRRAAYGSVLRFDRVLVRHHKKYDAYHLLLTKESGVELVAGKITKEEPEPPREARKETKQGFRRRAKQQGPSKTKKSKKK
- the purM gene encoding phosphoribosylformylglycinamidine cyclo-ligase, whose translation is MSNTTYRDAGVDIDLEAEAVQALVSALTFTREGVFGKVGGTGHFAGLIDCGAYVLAMATDGVGTKMLVADALCNWSTVGVDCIAMNVNDLYVMNLEPVAFVDYIATESLDPEKMREIGRGLNEGARQANINIVGGETATLKGLVNGLDLAGTCLGIQKRNRVIDGSSVRPGDLIIGFPSSGIHSNGLSLARKIAAGHGGYDAVLPSGTTVGEALLTPTRIYAEVLAVCDACDIHGMCHITGGGLLNFNRIGSFGYAFDDPLPVPEIFTWLAEKGNVTEEEMYRTFNMGMGYAVIVPETSVETVLSMVPGARVVGRVIEERGVWLHGRELR
- a CDS encoding aspartate kinase, producing the protein MRLVMKFGGTSVGDEHAIGRVAGILKSHRSRGDELAVVVSAMTGVTDQLIETAEEIVRSSENPPIDALIAALRSRHLHVLDVVAPDAPEEVIASIDDRLLKLKHILTAIYTLRELTPRSRDFIISFGERLSAPVVSAALNQAGVASIVLDGCEAGIVTNSCHGGAVALPESYDRIRTRVLPLLPDTVPVIMGYMGCSEEGFITTLGRSGSDYTGSLIGAGIEAEEIWIWTDVDGVMTTDPRMIRDARVLPSISFLEMMELSYFGTKVLHPKAIEPAMMKDIPVRVKNTFNPSAPGTTVVRTAQREQRVVKAISIIRKVALLTIGGAQMAGRPGVAREIFSALASREVNVMLISQGSSEANITLVIDEDHLTPALEALSGIQKRGYIREVTYDRDIVVLAIVGAGMAGTPGTSGRIFSALGNAGVNVMMITQGSSEVNISFVVREEDGARAIQVLHDEYRLSERCDDE